The Myripristis murdjan chromosome 11, fMyrMur1.1, whole genome shotgun sequence genomic sequence AATATAAACACAGGACtttaaaaaagattattttttatgatgCCCTCCCATTTTCTTTAACTTAAAGTGAACTTTGGTTAGAGGGTGacaaacatttttcttcacaTGCTTGTCTTTTCATGTCACTCGTACAAAAGAATGCTCAAATTGGACGTACAGGGGTTTTACAGGCCACAAATGAAAATTGATGACCTGATTTGTTGAATAATTTATCTGCTGGCATGTTCTGTTCTCCTAAAACAAATAATGCAGCGACCCTTTGGGCCCATCAGTGAGAAGATGCATCATCCCTTCAACTCTGTTTCATCAAAATGGGACTGGTGGTATAGTGGTTTCAGCCTGTAAGAGTTTGAGATTTTGTATTTAAAAGTTGAAAAtagttgggggaaaaaaaacaaaaaattgctGTAATCGGTATTCCACTTAAAATACCCATGCTGCTCGAACTCTGTTATACCAGTACTTGGGGACAGTGATTTGAGGACCCAGCTGGTAAtattaatccttttttttttttttttttttttttaaatctaaataCTTCCTCTTTTGAGGATCAGTGATGGAACCTAGAGGAAGGTTTTGAATGAAAGATTTCAGTGTTTGCTTTGCCAAATCagaaagtgacattttcattatCCTATCtatagaatcagaatcagaaacaaatttattgtcattatccaAGTTGTACAACGAAATTAGAGGGAATGCCTTAAAGTGCACGTATGACACAcattaaaaaccaaaacacaccaCATTCAGTCGAAATGTGTTTCAAGAAATTGCAGGCATTTGGGGATAAATCATTAATTACAAGAGCAGTCTACACAACACCAGTCTTGTGTAAATAAGGCTTCAGTTGTAAATTAGAGAAAATCTTCAACACGTTTGGTTCAACACCTCAACCTGCCAAACTCAAAATCCTACAGGGGAGTGTAATGTGAGGCCACTGAGCATTTGTTTGACACTCCAGTAACAAATGAGCAGCTTTGGACAGTGGTAGAGAAGCACAGTTACAGATTCTGTGATTACCAGTGCCTTCCATTTGAGACAAAGCACAAAAGCAAGATTCTTGTTGCGGGCCAAATTTATTGCATTTAGAAACCAGTCTGTCCCAGTATGTCCCTTATGTCCCTTATGTCCCTAAGAAAGGAGTTGTAGGGATGTAACAGTCCATTCACTGCATTAGTGtaccagtgtttcctctgtcttcATTTAGCAGCGGTGTGTAACCACAGCAAGGAAATGAACAACCACTAtaggagaaaatgtgaaattaaaattaaacagcGACAGATATGGGACAAATGTTGAATTATCACTCAGCGCACCACAGTTGCACAAAAATTATagaagaaacactgatgcatcAAGTATGAATTTTTCTTATTCAATTGCACTGACctgctgaaataaataaatgtaatgaatTGCTGAGACTTTGGCCTGAAAAGATGCTTTAAATGCTTTAAATttaatcattaatattattaaaaaaaaaaaaaaatcaaatgtggtGCAATTttttgctagtttttttttgcagatttgtTCGATTTTTATGAATTCTGTTTAAATAGTCTGTTTCTTTGTGAATATGAAGCAGCTCTTTGAGAGCTAATGAGACTCCCTCACCCACAGGATCACAGTTAGCTTAGCTGTAGGTGCACTGCATTTGGACATGCAATGCACCGACTTTGCCTCTGACTGTCCCTTTTTCTAACTTGCTGTTATAGACATTATTAGTTAATGGCCAATTCTCCATTTGACATTCACGATGGCCCTAGCAGTTGTTGATAGCTTTGTGACACAAGCTACAACATGAATTCAAAGGCTGGAGCATGAATGTGAATGAATCCTGTAGTATCCTCTAATAAAAACTTGAGGACGAGTAATTTAAAGCCATTATCGTTCTACTTTTTTGCCACTCATGTGGAACCACTGGTGCTCTGGCCAAGCAGATAGACATTCTTGAATAAGACATTATTCAAGAACAAGTCTGCCTAGTTAAACTGGCAGAAATAAAGGACTTCACACAGGGCAACATTCATGCCTTTTTAAAAAGCTGATGGCTTCAACAACCATTTCGAATTCCATTTGAGAGcccagatttttcttttttttttttttcattttgtagatGACAGAAtaatagaaacagaaataggATCCACCATAGCTTAGCTCAGAGTTTAATCATTTTAAGAAATGGTTTCAGTGAAGAGCAGTCATCAGCCCACATGTAAATAGACTTAGCAGACATACACATATAAGCATAATGCAGGCTGTAATAGATCCAGCACAATATTTGTTTCCAAAGCACAACAGGTTTCGCCTcatggcagagcagcagctggataAACAGCATGATGTGGGCCTGGGAAGAGACTCTGATCCTTGGGGAAACTGGTTTCTCAAAACATAGATGCTCCCTCGCTTTTCCACTTCTTCACCAGATCCAAGACGGTGGGCGTTTCTCAATTCACGTTCTtctctgtacttgtgttcttgcggACTTGTGAAACGTCATCATTCACGACCCAAGTCCTGTTCCAATTCAAACCAAGTTCGGTCCAAATTCCCGAATGTGTTCTTGCTCCGCCCCTTTTAGCGAGGACTTGGAACAGCCAGGTATCCCAGTATGCATTTCGCATCAACCAGCGGCGATGGCCGCAACACTGGAGGAGAGAACTCATAACTGTAAAACTGATAAATTAGCCCAAGAAAAAGAACGAGGCAGATTTgtagtaattattataatatataatcaatcaaatcaaattggtggaaatcaaatatcaatagtacctctctgagctgtaggctgtaatttatttaaattaaattagctaaattaaatgaaatttatttatgaaaatggaggaggcagagtaatgtttatatcatttttcttttttattataaacactacaggatatctgattatattaaatattgccaaGACAGTCGAGATGGAGAAGTCATCAAGTTCGCCGCTGTTCCATTTGCAGCTAGTCTATTTTTGATTGAAGCTGCGTAATGCTGCACAGAGCAGATCGAGCCAGCTTGGAAGTCAGAACTGGGAAATGACGTAGAGCATCTGCTTAAATTTCAAACTAAAACAGCCTGTGCAGACTGCCAATATTATATCACATCCCTATATCAACATTATGTCGACTTTGGTATAATGCTCGGctgtatagttacctgggcaGTATgaatccacatggtggtgaaatatcctcattagttgctccgtgctcccctgggctgctaatccacggTCATCCACGTTACTACctgtccattcacttccatagtgcagtAAAACatgtcccaaaataacacttttagcacataaacaaatgcaagcaaagcgttttttttttttttttcccaacataaacaacaagtcccagtaccttttttttcatgtaatttcaaTTATTTGTAGTATTGAAATACTATCAGGTTACTATGTGGAAGTAGCCTGCAGACATTATCTCCCAGATCTGCTTTCTAATTCAAATAGGAAGATAATGAGAAAagagatgtttaatttcctaacaaaacaacaacaacaacaaaaaggataccagaggtttttattttggcataatccactttgttagcatttgtttatgtgctaaaggTATTATGTGGGAGCTgttgaagtgaatggagagatagaaatacagtattgtgggttagcagctcaggggagcacggagcagctaatgaggatatttcaccacaatgtggactcacatcacatccaGGAGCCCAACACTCTACTAAAGTTCAATTTTGAAATGCTTCACTCCCTGTGCAACAGAGGATTTTTCCAAGGAATGAGCTATCAGAAACCAAGTGCTGTATGGTAAAGCTTCCACGACCTGGCTAGAGGTTTAATCACCTCTATGTTATAGCAGTCAGTAATGGAGAGtagcaaaatggacatttattcatgttaaaGTGTTGCATATTGCTATTATAATGTATAGCGGAGCAAATATGAAGCTTTTGTAGACAACAGGAGGAGCGTTGTAGCGGTGAGACATACAAGCACCGCGGGTTCTTGAGTTCTCCTCTCCCTTGCAGGGTTCTTCAGTCTGCTTTGAGACTGTGACACACTGTGACAAAAGAATGTGTTAAATATATGTGTGAGGTAGATGTGCTGGAATTAGTCACCTGTGTTAACTACATATCACACATCATGCCATTATTACTTTACATATAAATTCAAAGGTGCATAGCTGCTGCGTAGGAACTACTATCTTAGGAGATAAGCCCAATAGATTCTTATCCACAGTAGCTTCAAAGTGCCCACTCTCACGTAGTTATCATTCTCACCTGCCACAACAGATCTTGTCACAATAGCATGTGATTGTATCTGGAAGTATCATGGATATCATGACGCTTCATGGATCGGGTTTTCCAAGGATGGTACTTGACCTGGACTAAGGCAGTTTGGTCATCAGCTGTTGTGGAACACCTAAATTTTCAGTGTAGATATTCCTTGAGCTAGCGAGCCAAAGCTCTTCAGACAAAGTTCTGAGTAAGGTCAATGATGTAAGGTTTGCTAACTTTGTTTAAAGCTGTTAAGAACAACAATATGTTCCTAATTTTAAAGTAAATTGAGCTTTGGTAGTGTGGGATTGTTCAGTTGCGTgggagtccacatggtggtgaaatgtcctcattagTTCCTTGGCGCTCCCCTTGGCTGCTAATCCAGAGAGCTGtatatctctccattcacttccatagtgtggCAAAATAGGTCCCAAAGTAACACTTCTGGCACATAAATGATGCAAATGAAGTGGATTATTCcaatataaaatacaagaaGTCCCTGTATCCAGtttttgagaaaatgaaatgactttgacaaataattgtaattacacaaaaaatgggTAAGACCAAGACTTATTTTTATATTGGCttaataaactttttttgtgttgtgtattttggcatctgttttgctgtgctgtggaagtgaatggagaggtagaaatacagtattctggatGACCcgtccaggggagcacagagcaacaaatgaggatatttcaccaccatgtggactcaattCCCAGGAAACTATACAATACAATCCCACACTATTAAAGATCAATTTTGCTTTCATGAAAGCACAACATTTGCAGCAAGGCATATAGGGGAAAATCTTGACCATCATAAATTACACTGATTTCAGCTTTCCCTAAACATAACAGTCTCAGATCACAAGACAACAACTTGGAAAGTTCAGAAAAAGGCCCCATGAGATGTCAGAGTTGATTACTACCATTAACCCTTAAActttttatgccaaaaaatgTACCCTTGGCATTGCGGAAGAGcccctgaaacagcatttagattGTTGAACACTAAAACTCTCCCCTGAAACCCAGGACACTATTGCTAATGCTCTTTAATTTTGTAAGATGACTTCAGTTCattaaaatgtctgttttgcattAATTCAGCTTAAGGGCTtctcacagaaaaacagcaaagtattgatcagttctacagtaaataaaattaaattgctCAATATCAGTCATATCAAAGGTAGAACCAACTAACTGGACCAAATCTGActaaatttgcatatttgtctcacagaattaaaaaaaaataaatctgcatgattttttgttttcttaaaaccTGTTGCAGGACTGAATAGAGCATGATAACATCTGCTCACATTCCAGGATTTCCAGTGGATAGGCGGTGAGCGCTGGTCTCCAATATGAGATGTGTGTGAGGGACCACAGGTGGTGCTGGGGCCCCAGGCGGGATGCTGCTGACGGTCGGTCAGTATGACTCTGCTGGACTTGTGGCTGTCGCGCTCCATCCCCATGTGCCTGCTCCTCCAGAGCCTTGTCCTCATGGCCCTGTGCTTCCCCTCGGCCAGCATGTGTCCCAAGGGGTGCATCTGCCAGCGCGCCGACCCCCACCTCCACGGCCTCAACGTCACCTGCAGCCAGTCCCGGCTCAAAGAGATTCCTCCTGGCCTTCCGGTCGACACCGTCCTCCTGAGGCTGGATCACAACCAGATCGGCGCTGTGCCGGACCGCGCCTTCCACGGCCTGAGGCTTTTACGGGAACTCAACCTCTCTCACAATGCAGTGGAGACTTTGGGGGAAGGTGCTTTCAGTGGCGTGGAAGCAACGTTACAGGTGCTGGACCTTTCCCACAACCGCATCACTAGCGTACACAAGGATGCCTTTGCTCGACTCAAGGCCCGTGTCATTGTGGACGATAATCCCTGGCACTGTGACTGCGCCCTCCAACAGGCACTCGGCGGCATGGCCCATAACCATGAGGCGGCCGCCCGTGTCTTGTGCAGGAGCTCGGAGCTTCGTGACCAGGAGGGACGATCATTCTTGGCGGTGGACACTGATCTCTGTAACCTTGCCAAACGGACCACTGACTATGCCATGCTGGTGACCATGTTCGGCTGGTTTGCCATGGTCATTTCATATGTGGTGTATTATGTTCGTCAGAACCAGGAGGATGCCCGACGCCACCTGGAATACCTCAAGTCTCTCCCCAGCAAGCCCAAGAAACCTGACGAGGCTGATGACATAAGCACTGTTGTCTAACAGTAATGTACAAATGACTGTatttcacacaaaaaagaaCACCAAAATATTCATGTAATAGGACCCACATTTTGAGTGTTTACTGATTAAAACTTTGAGGTGATGTGAGGGTTAAAAGTGCTTAGAAATCCTTCTATTTTGGAAAATTTCACGATATGATATTCCATTCATGTAAAACAAGTGGAAGCCACCCAGCCAGTATTAGTCATATAcaaacttttgtcttttctacACAACCTAAAAATGCTCACCAAGTTTTGGAAAATTGAATCTCAGGTTTAAATTTTGATAGCATGTAATGGCTTTTTTAGATGGAAAAATCTGGGAAATctctaaaaaaaacattaaaaaaaaaaatttgtaagGCATACGAACCTGGACCCTATTTCGCAGAGCCCAGTGCATCATACAGACTACTGTAAGATGTACCTGGgttgttgatgttttgcacAACCAGTGCAACTTGCATACCCCTTAAAGTCATATATTCTGGTATTTTGGCACAATAAGACAGGAATAAATGCCACAGAGAAACTCTTTTGTCAACCAGTTAACTTTTACCACTGAAATAAGACAACAAAGagaattataaaaaataatgtaagaTCTGAAAGTGCATGAAATTTACCTGCCTCATAGAATATCAGTTTCTACCTGGGAATTAGAGGGATATTAAGTATAAATGATGTTTGTAGTACCAATAGGAACGCAGCAACATTGGCAGGACATGCCTCTTCCTATACCAGCCTCTGCTGCAAACCCCCCTACCCATGCCACCCACCCCTCTGTATGCCTTGAGCTACAGCGGCCTGTAATtgacataaacagaaaaatgtctcAGTAGCACCTGGGAGCATCTTGATATTCCAGTGGGCAgggagtttttgttccaaaacagagtaCAGGCCAGAAAGTGAGTGAAATCTCAAAAACTCTGTGCAGTTTCCCTTTAAGAAGTTGGACCTGGGTgccaaaattaacattttaacaaaatttgCCTGCCAAACATAGCTTTGATggataataatttttaaaaaattgtttaaGGGCATATGAAGATGCTGATTGATTTGCTTTGTAATTACCCTTTTTTCGCCTCAAAATAatctcttcaaaaaaaaaataaataaaataaaataaaataaaataaataaataagtgcagATTACTCTGTTTACACAATTTGTAACC encodes the following:
- the lrrc3b gene encoding leucine-rich repeat-containing protein 3B, with the translated sequence MTLLDLWLSRSIPMCLLLQSLVLMALCFPSASMCPKGCICQRADPHLHGLNVTCSQSRLKEIPPGLPVDTVLLRLDHNQIGAVPDRAFHGLRLLRELNLSHNAVETLGEGAFSGVEATLQVLDLSHNRITSVHKDAFARLKARVIVDDNPWHCDCALQQALGGMAHNHEAAARVLCRSSELRDQEGRSFLAVDTDLCNLAKRTTDYAMLVTMFGWFAMVISYVVYYVRQNQEDARRHLEYLKSLPSKPKKPDEADDISTVV